One stretch of Tepidibacter hydrothermalis DNA includes these proteins:
- a CDS encoding decarboxylating cobalt-precorrin-6B (C(15))-methyltransferase, with translation MKDSEFIRGKVPMTKEEIRTLSISKLNLKNCSTFLDVGGGTGSISIQAALDNKDLSVFTIEKNEEAVGLIHKNIAKFNIDNIQVIKEYAPVDYFDKKIDSAFIGGSGGNLEEIIIWLKGLLNESATLVINCIIVETLNESLRILKEQGFEDIECVQVCVSRLAKLGKGNYFKPLNPTYIISCKRGR, from the coding sequence ATGAAGGATAGTGAATTCATAAGGGGTAAGGTACCTATGACTAAGGAAGAAATTAGAACTTTATCTATAAGTAAACTAAATCTAAAGAATTGTAGCACATTCCTTGATGTAGGTGGCGGAACAGGAAGCATTAGTATACAAGCAGCTTTAGATAATAAAGATCTAAGTGTTTTTACTATAGAGAAAAATGAAGAAGCAGTAGGGCTTATACATAAAAATATAGCTAAATTCAATATAGATAATATACAAGTTATTAAGGAATACGCACCAGTTGATTATTTTGATAAAAAAATAGATTCAGCCTTTATAGGAGGCAGTGGAGGAAATTTAGAAGAGATAATAATATGGCTTAAAGGATTATTAAATGAAAGTGCAACATTGGTTATTAACTGTATAATAGTTGAAACACTCAATGAGTCTTTAAGAATACTTAAAGAACAAGGGTTTGAAGATATAGAGTGTGTACAAGTTTGTGTATCAAGGCTTGCAAAACTAGGTAAAGGAAATTATTTCAAGCCTTTAAATCCAACATATATAATTTCATGTAAAAGGGGTAGATAA
- a CDS encoding cobalt-precorrin-7 (C(5))-methyltransferase, which yields MINIIGIGPGNLNYLTKIGENIVHKSDVLIGGTRNLDSFNDFDGEKVEIKGSLKKIIDYINENKDKNISIIASGDPSIYGIGKYMVSELGSENVNIVSGISSIQYIFSRIGMDMNDIYISSCHGKQPDFDYILSHKKVALVTDNIIGPKEIAKEIIKRKLNKVMVVGENLSYENEKITIAPCEDIINVDKFDMNVVVIYDEG from the coding sequence ATGATAAACATAATTGGGATAGGGCCTGGAAATTTAAATTACCTGACTAAGATAGGTGAGAATATAGTACATAAAAGTGACGTATTAATAGGTGGAACTAGGAATTTAGATAGTTTCAATGATTTTGATGGAGAAAAGGTAGAGATAAAAGGAAGCCTTAAAAAAATTATAGATTATATAAATGAGAATAAGGATAAAAACATATCGATAATAGCTTCAGGAGATCCAAGTATATACGGTATAGGAAAGTATATGGTTAGTGAACTTGGAAGCGAAAATGTGAATATAGTATCGGGAATAAGCTCTATTCAGTATATATTCTCAAGAATTGGTATGGATATGAATGATATATATATAAGCAGTTGCCATGGCAAACAACCAGATTTCGATTATATATTATCTCATAAAAAAGTAGCATTAGTTACAGATAATATAATAGGGCCAAAGGAAATTGCAAAAGAGATAATAAAAAGAAAGTTAAACAAGGTTATGGTAGTAGGAGAGAACCTTTCTTATGAAAATGAGAAAATAACTATAGCACCTTGTGAAGATATAATTAATGTAGATAAATTTGATATGAATGTAGTGGTGATATATGATGAAGGATAG
- a CDS encoding cobalt-precorrin-4 methyltransferase, protein MMKIHFVGAGPGDKELITLKGYKLLSEADVVIYAGSLVNPELLEYCKEGCEIHNSAYMDLGEIVDVMKKGVKENKSVVRLQTGDFSIYGSIREQVEELAKEDIGYDCTPGVSSFLGASSALGVEYTVPEISQSVIITRMEGRTPVPEKESIESFAKHQTSMVIFLSVQEIGKVVSRLIEGGYTEETPIAVVYKATWKEEKIVKGNLKNIADKVKEEGINKTALIMVGEFLGKEYNYSKLYDKEFKHEYRK, encoded by the coding sequence ATGATGAAGATTCATTTTGTAGGGGCAGGACCAGGAGACAAAGAACTTATAACTTTAAAAGGATACAAATTATTGAGCGAGGCTGATGTTGTTATATATGCTGGTTCTTTAGTTAATCCAGAACTTCTTGAGTATTGTAAAGAAGGATGCGAAATTCATAACAGTGCTTATATGGATTTAGGAGAAATAGTAGATGTTATGAAAAAAGGAGTTAAGGAAAATAAGAGTGTTGTACGACTTCAAACAGGTGATTTTTCTATATATGGTTCAATTAGAGAACAAGTAGAAGAACTTGCTAAGGAGGATATAGGATACGATTGTACACCAGGAGTAAGTTCATTCCTTGGAGCATCATCAGCTCTTGGAGTTGAGTATACAGTTCCTGAGATATCTCAAAGTGTTATCATAACTAGAATGGAAGGAAGAACTCCGGTACCAGAGAAAGAATCTATAGAATCTTTTGCAAAGCATCAGACATCTATGGTAATATTCTTATCTGTTCAAGAAATAGGAAAGGTTGTATCTAGACTTATTGAAGGTGGATACACAGAAGAGACTCCAATAGCTGTTGTATATAAGGCTACTTGGAAAGAAGAGAAGATAGTTAAAGGTAACTTGAAAAATATAGCTGATAAGGTTAAAGAAGAAGGTATAAATAAAACAGCTCTTATAATGGTTGGAGAATTTCTTGGCAAAGAGTACAATTACTCAAAATTGTACGATAAGGAATTTAAACATGAATACAGAAAGTAA